The following are from one region of the Staphylococcus argenteus genome:
- a CDS encoding phosphoglycerate dehydrogenase produces the protein MKVVGLNRMREVEAELQQRFPDIEFKFYKNSSEIPENDLEDIDILVGYDGAIDEAFLRRCPNLKWIAWFATGVNTLPLDYIANQGILLTNGKGVQAKQLSEYILAFILDDYKKMKLSYDNQQQYIYDSKITGKRLSGQTVVFLGTGAISKRTAKLAKAFNMHLVGLSKSGQEKEEFDEIYSIKSLESILPKADIVVNALPETKETIHLLKRQHFEVMKDETLFINIGRGSVVDEQLLIEVLKNKIIRHAYLDVFENEPLKPNHELYELENVTITAHITGNDYEAKYDLLDIFKNNLVNFLNKKYLIENEVDAKKGY, from the coding sequence ATGAAGGTTGTCGGTTTAAATCGTATGCGTGAAGTTGAAGCAGAATTACAACAACGGTTTCCAGACATTGAGTTCAAATTTTATAAGAATTCATCAGAAATTCCTGAAAATGATTTAGAAGATATAGATATCTTGGTAGGCTATGATGGTGCAATCGATGAGGCGTTTTTACGACGTTGTCCAAATTTAAAATGGATTGCATGGTTTGCAACTGGCGTAAATACATTACCTTTGGATTATATTGCAAATCAAGGCATACTATTAACAAATGGTAAAGGTGTTCAAGCTAAACAATTATCTGAATACATCTTAGCTTTCATATTAGATGATTATAAAAAGATGAAACTATCATATGATAACCAACAACAATATATTTATGATTCGAAAATAACTGGTAAACGACTATCGGGTCAAACGGTCGTATTTTTAGGAACAGGTGCAATATCTAAAAGAACAGCAAAATTAGCAAAGGCATTTAATATGCATTTGGTTGGTCTGAGTAAATCAGGTCAAGAGAAAGAAGAGTTTGATGAGATATATTCAATTAAATCTTTAGAAAGCATATTGCCTAAAGCTGATATTGTTGTAAATGCTTTGCCAGAAACAAAAGAAACGATTCATTTATTAAAAAGACAACATTTTGAAGTAATGAAAGATGAAACTTTGTTTATTAACATTGGTAGAGGTAGTGTTGTTGATGAACAATTATTAATAGAAGTATTAAAAAATAAAATTATTCGACATGCATATTTAGATGTGTTTGAAAATGAACCTTTGAAACCTAATCATGAACTATATGAATTAGAAAATGTTACTATCACGGCGCATATAACTGGTAATGATTATGAAGCAAAGTATGATTTATTAGATATTTTTAAAAATAATTTAGTTAATTTTCTCAATAAGAAATATCTAATTGAGAATGAAGTGGATGCTAAAAAGGGCTATTAA
- the bcp gene encoding thioredoxin-dependent thiol peroxidase, which produces MLQKGEQFPKFSLENQNGKIITNDSLKGKKTILYFYPRDNTPTCTTEACDFRDNLEMFSELDVAVYGISGDSKKKHQNFIEKHGLNFDLLVDDEFELSKEVGVYQLKKSFGKESMGIVRTTFVIDEEGKVLDVIEKVKVKTQIEELKNILG; this is translated from the coding sequence ATGTTGCAAAAAGGAGAACAATTTCCAAAATTTTCATTAGAGAATCAAAATGGAAAAATAATTACAAACGATTCATTGAAAGGTAAAAAGACAATTCTTTATTTTTACCCAAGAGATAATACACCAACTTGTACTACAGAAGCATGTGATTTTAGAGACAATTTAGAAATGTTTAGTGAATTAGACGTCGCAGTATATGGCATTAGTGGCGATTCAAAGAAAAAACATCAAAATTTTATTGAAAAGCACGGATTGAATTTCGACTTGTTAGTAGATGATGAATTTGAATTATCAAAAGAAGTAGGTGTTTATCAATTGAAGAAATCTTTTGGTAAAGAAAGTATGGGTATTGTACGTACCACTTTTGTGATAGATGAAGAAGGTAAAGTCTTAGATGTTATCGAGAAAGTTAAAGTTAAAACACAAATAGAAGAACTTAAAAACATTTTGGGGTGA
- a CDS encoding glutamate-1-semialdehyde 2,1-aminomutase translates to MNFSESERLQQLSNEYILGGVNSPSRSYKAVGGGAPVVMKEGHGAYLYDVDGNKFIDYLQAYGPIITGHAHPHITQAIQEQAAKGVLYGTPTELEIEFSKKLRKAIPSLEKIRFVNSGTEAVMTTIRVARAYTKRNKIIKFAGSYHGHSDLVLVAAGSGPSQLGSPDSAGVPESVAREVITVPFNDVDAYKEAIDFWGDEIAAVLVEPIVGNFGMVMPQPGFLEAVNEISHNNGTLVIYDEVITAFRFHYGAAQDLLGVIPDLTAFGKIVGGGLPIGGYGGRQDIMEQVAPLGPAYQAGTMAGNPLSMKAGIALLEVLEQDGVYEKLNRLGERLENGLLELIEKHQITATINRIYGSLTLYFTDEKVTHYEQVERSDGEAFGKFFKLMLNQGINLAPSKFEAWFLTTEHTEEDIDQTLKAADYAFSQMK, encoded by the coding sequence ATGAATTTTAGTGAAAGTGAACGTTTACAACAACTTTCAAATGAATATATACTTGGCGGTGTGAATTCACCTTCTCGTTCATATAAAGCTGTCGGTGGCGGAGCTCCAGTTGTAATGAAAGAAGGTCATGGAGCATATTTATATGATGTAGATGGCAATAAATTTATTGACTATCTTCAAGCATATGGTCCAATTATTACTGGACATGCACATCCTCACATTACTCAAGCAATTCAAGAACAAGCTGCGAAAGGTGTATTATATGGAACACCTACAGAATTAGAAATAGAATTTAGTAAGAAATTACGTAAAGCAATTCCTTCTCTTGAAAAAATTCGATTCGTTAATTCTGGTACAGAAGCAGTAATGACGACAATTCGTGTTGCTCGTGCATATACTAAAAGAAATAAAATTATAAAATTTGCTGGTTCGTATCATGGCCACTCTGACTTAGTGTTGGTTGCAGCCGGTAGCGGTCCATCTCAACTTGGTTCTCCCGATTCAGCTGGTGTACCAGAAAGTGTTGCTCGTGAAGTTATAACTGTACCTTTCAATGATGTTGATGCTTACAAAGAAGCTATTGATTTTTGGGGTGATGAGATTGCTGCAGTATTAGTAGAACCAATCGTTGGAAATTTTGGAATGGTAATGCCCCAACCTGGATTTTTAGAAGCAGTTAACGAAATCTCACATAACAATGGAACATTAGTCATTTATGACGAAGTTATTACTGCTTTCCGCTTCCATTATGGTGCTGCTCAAGATTTATTAGGTGTTATTCCTGATTTAACTGCTTTTGGTAAAATTGTTGGCGGCGGTTTACCAATTGGTGGATATGGTGGACGTCAAGATATCATGGAGCAAGTTGCACCACTCGGCCCTGCATATCAAGCCGGTACTATGGCTGGTAATCCATTATCTATGAAAGCAGGTATTGCATTATTAGAAGTGTTAGAACAAGATGGTGTTTACGAAAAGTTAAATCGTCTAGGAGAACGTTTAGAGAATGGTTTACTTGAGTTAATTGAAAAACATCAAATTACAGCAACAATTAATCGTATATATGGTTCTTTAACTTTGTACTTTACAGATGAAAAAGTCACTCATTATGAACAAGTTGAACGCTCTGATGGCGAAGCGTTTGGAAAATTTTTCAAATTAATGTTAAATCAAGGAATCAATTTAGCTCCGTCTAAATTCGAAGCCTGGTTCTTAACAACTGAACATACAGAAGAAGATATTGACCAAACTTTAAAAGCAGCAGATTATGCATTTAGTCAAATGAAGTAA
- a CDS encoding FUSC family protein: protein MRLGARIFKTGIAIILAMSIASLLPANVGLKALAGVSAVVAMQPSIYRSFKTVSDQALGNIIGAILSVTMVTIFSDNFIIMGVTVIVLIAILFKFNLAHVATLASVTALIIMGQHTGSFYITAFYRFVLVMIGVISSSLVNFVFLPPKFETKIYYNSLNISSDIFVWFKLVLNDTTEFNNIKQDSHNLKQRIEKLEKIYDYYSEERPITKKHIHQQNRKKILFREVVQTTRQAYEVLNKLSRYQNDLYLLNNNFLLQIKLDLDSLTAFHEQILASLSKKARYNVTHVDYELDNPQKKDLMDAFQHELIHHPYQTEYSFANVMQIVAAIEEYRHHLEHLDRIRISFFTYHRSDADIEIVEEDFDL, encoded by the coding sequence TTGAGACTAGGAGCTCGGATTTTCAAAACTGGTATAGCCATTATTTTAGCTATGTCTATCGCTTCTTTACTTCCGGCAAATGTTGGTTTAAAAGCTTTAGCTGGTGTCAGTGCTGTTGTTGCAATGCAGCCAAGTATTTATCGATCGTTCAAAACAGTTTCTGATCAAGCATTAGGTAACATTATCGGTGCCATACTTTCTGTTACAATGGTAACCATTTTTAGTGATAATTTTATCATTATGGGTGTTACTGTAATTGTCCTCATTGCTATTTTATTTAAATTCAATTTAGCACATGTTGCTACATTGGCAAGTGTTACAGCTTTAATTATTATGGGACAACATACCGGTTCTTTCTATATTACCGCCTTTTACAGGTTTGTACTTGTAATGATTGGTGTTATAAGTTCTTCTTTAGTCAATTTTGTGTTTCTACCACCTAAATTTGAAACAAAAATTTACTATAATTCATTAAATATATCTTCTGATATTTTTGTATGGTTTAAACTAGTTTTAAATGATACGACAGAGTTTAACAACATTAAACAAGACAGTCACAATTTAAAACAACGTATTGAGAAGTTGGAGAAAATTTATGACTATTATAGTGAAGAACGCCCTATTACTAAAAAACATATTCACCAACAAAATAGAAAGAAAATACTTTTCAGAGAAGTAGTTCAGACGACTAGACAAGCATATGAAGTATTAAACAAATTATCCCGTTATCAAAACGATTTGTATTTACTTAATAACAATTTCCTTTTACAAATTAAGTTAGATTTAGATTCATTAACTGCTTTTCATGAGCAAATTTTAGCTAGCCTTTCTAAAAAAGCACGTTATAATGTCACACATGTTGATTATGAACTCGATAATCCTCAAAAAAAGGATTTAATGGATGCATTTCAACACGAATTAATACATCATCCTTATCAAACCGAATATTCGTTTGCAAATGTTATGCAAATAGTTGCAGCTATCGAAGAATATAGACATCATTTAGAGCATTTAGACCGTATTCGAATTAGTTTCTTCACATATCATCGCTCTGATGCAGATATTGAAATTGTCGAAGAAGACTTTGATTTATAA
- a CDS encoding SAV1866 family putative multidrug efflux ABC transporter, which produces MIKRYLQFVKPYKYRIIATIIVGIIKFGIPMLIPLLIKYAIDGVINNQALSTNEKVHHLTIAIGIALFIFVIVRPPIEFVRQYLAQWTSNKILYDIRKKLYDHLQALSARFYANNQVGQVISRVINDVEQTKDFILTGLMNIWLDCITIIIALSIMFFLDVKLTIAALIIFPFYILTVYVFFGRLRKLTRKRSQALAEVQGFLHERVQGISVVKSFAIEDNEAKNFDKKNTNFLTRALQHTRWNAYSFAAINTVTDIGPIIVIGVGAYLAVSGSITVGTLAAFVGYLELLFGPLRRLVASFTTLTQSFASMDRVFQLIDEDYDIKNGIGAQPIEIKQGRIDIDHVSFQYNDNEAPILKDINLSIEKGETVAFVGMSGGGKSTLINLIPRFYDVTSGQILIDGHNIKDFLTGSLRNQIGLVQQDNILFSDTVKENILLGRPTATDAEVVEAAKMANAHDFIMNLPNGYDTEVGERGVKLSGGQKQRLSIARIFLNDPPILILDEATSALDLESESIIQDALEVLSKDRTTLIVAHRLSTITHADKIVVIENGQIVEIGTHMELITKQGAYEHLYSIQNL; this is translated from the coding sequence ATGATTAAACGATATTTGCAATTTGTTAAACCATACAAATATCGTATTATTGCAACAATTATCGTTGGGATAATTAAGTTTGGAATTCCGATGTTAATTCCATTACTAATTAAATATGCAATTGATGGCGTTATAAATAATCAAGCATTATCAACGAACGAAAAAGTTCATCATTTAACTATAGCAATTGGAATTGCGCTATTTATTTTTGTAATAGTGAGACCACCAATTGAATTTGTTCGTCAATACTTAGCTCAGTGGACTAGTAATAAAATTTTATATGATATTCGTAAAAAGTTATATGATCATTTGCAGGCATTAAGTGCTAGATTTTATGCTAACAATCAAGTTGGCCAGGTTATTTCAAGAGTTATTAATGACGTTGAACAAACAAAAGATTTTATTTTAACAGGATTAATGAATATATGGTTAGATTGCATCACGATTATTATTGCATTATCCATCATGTTCTTTTTAGATGTTAAATTAACTATAGCGGCATTAATTATTTTCCCATTTTATATTTTAACGGTGTATGTATTTTTTGGCAGATTGAGAAAACTAACTCGCAAAAGATCACAAGCTTTAGCAGAGGTTCAAGGTTTCCTTCATGAACGTGTACAAGGCATATCTGTTGTTAAAAGTTTTGCTATTGAAGACAATGAAGCGAAAAATTTTGATAAAAAGAATACTAATTTCTTAACGCGTGCATTGCAACATACAAGATGGAATGCATATTCATTTGCTGCAATTAATACTGTTACAGATATCGGACCAATTATTGTAATTGGTGTAGGTGCATATCTTGCTGTTTCTGGATCAATTACAGTTGGTACACTGGCAGCATTTGTAGGCTATTTAGAATTATTGTTCGGACCATTACGTCGGTTAGTAGCTTCTTTTACAACTTTAACCCAAAGTTTTGCTTCAATGGACCGTGTGTTTCAATTAATAGATGAAGATTATGATATTAAAAATGGTATTGGTGCTCAGCCAATTGAAATTAAACAAGGTCGTATTGACATTGATCATGTGAGTTTTCAATATAACGATAACGAAGCTCCAATTTTAAAAGATATTAATTTAAGTATTGAAAAAGGAGAAACTGTTGCATTTGTTGGTATGAGTGGTGGTGGAAAATCAACATTGATTAACTTGATACCGAGATTTTATGATGTGACTTCTGGACAAATTTTAATAGATGGTCATAATATTAAAGACTTTTTAACGGGAAGTTTAAGAAATCAAATTGGACTAGTGCAACAAGATAATATTTTGTTCTCTGATACAGTAAAAGAAAACATTTTACTAGGTCGTCCCACTGCTACGGATGCAGAAGTTGTTGAAGCAGCAAAAATGGCGAATGCACATGATTTTATCATGAACTTGCCTAATGGTTATGACACAGAAGTTGGTGAACGAGGTGTGAAATTATCAGGTGGACAAAAACAAAGGCTGTCGATAGCAAGAATTTTCTTAAATGATCCGCCAATTCTTATATTAGATGAAGCAACAAGTGCTTTGGATTTAGAAAGTGAATCTATTATTCAAGATGCATTAGAAGTGTTGAGTAAAGATAGAACAACTTTAATAGTTGCGCATCGATTGTCTACTATAACTCATGCAGATAAAATAGTAGTTATTGAAAATGGACAAATTGTTGAAATTGGAACGCATATGGAATTAATCACAAAACAAGGTGCTTATGAACATTTATACAGTATTCAAAATTTATAA
- the ntdP gene encoding nucleoside tri-diphosphate phosphatase gives MVRESIPKEGENIKIQSYKHDGKIHRVWSETTILKGTDHVVIGGNDHTLVTESDGRTWITREPAIVYFHSEYWFNVICMFREDGIYYYCNLSSPFVCDEEALKYIDYDLDIKVYPNGKYHLLDEDEYEQHMNQMNYPHDIDIILRRNVDILQQWIEQKKGPFAPDFIKVWKERYKKIRQY, from the coding sequence ATGGTCAGAGAATCCATACCTAAAGAAGGGGAAAACATTAAAATTCAGAGCTATAAGCATGATGGTAAAATACATCGTGTATGGTCTGAAACAACAATTTTGAAAGGTACAGATCATGTTGTAATCGGTGGAAATGATCATACATTAGTTACTGAAAGTGATGGTAGAACTTGGATTACGCGTGAACCAGCAATAGTTTACTTTCACTCAGAATATTGGTTTAATGTTATCTGCATGTTTAGAGAAGATGGAATTTATTATTATTGCAATTTATCATCGCCGTTTGTATGTGATGAGGAAGCATTGAAATATATAGACTATGATTTAGATATTAAAGTGTATCCAAATGGAAAATATCATCTGTTAGATGAGGATGAATATGAGCAACATATGAATCAAATGAATTATCCACATGATATCGATATTATTTTAAGACGGAACGTGGATATTCTTCAACAATGGATTGAACAAAAGAAAGGTCCATTTGCTCCGGATTTTATCAAAGTTTGGAAAGAACGTTACAAAAAAATTAGACAATATTAA
- the mutY gene encoding A/G-specific adenine glycosylase, producing MYQESSFKENLIHWFDENQREMPWRQTTNPYYIWLSEVMLQQTQVKTVIDYYHRFVERFPTVEVLSQASEDEVLKYWEGLGYYSRARNFHTAIKEVHEKFEGLVPDNPEQFKALKGVGPYTQAAVMSIAFNAPLATVDGNVFRVWSRLNDDYRDIKLQSTRKAYEQELLPYVKTEAGTFNQAMMELGALICTPKNPLCLFCPVQDNCEAFDKGTFEKLPVKSKNISKKVIEQSVFLIRNKQGKYVLQKRSEKLLHGMWQFPMYESKDAISQISNKLNMTIQPVEAPIFELKHQFTHLTWKIKVYAIQGTVSIESLPDDMIWFDLSERDQYTFPVPMSKIYQFING from the coding sequence ATGTATCAGGAGTCTAGTTTTAAGGAAAATTTGATACACTGGTTTGATGAAAATCAAAGAGAAATGCCATGGCGTCAAACAACGAATCCTTATTATATTTGGTTAAGTGAAGTTATGTTGCAGCAGACACAAGTTAAGACAGTTATTGATTATTACCATCGTTTTGTTGAACGATTTCCTACTGTAGAAGTCTTGAGCCAAGCGTCAGAAGATGAGGTATTAAAATACTGGGAAGGACTTGGTTATTATAGTAGAGCGCGTAATTTTCATACAGCAATTAAAGAAGTACATGAAAAATTTGAAGGATTAGTTCCTGACAATCCAGAACAGTTTAAAGCATTAAAGGGGGTTGGACCATATACTCAAGCGGCTGTTATGAGTATAGCGTTTAATGCACCACTTGCAACCGTTGATGGTAATGTTTTTCGAGTTTGGTCTAGATTGAATGATGATTATCGCGATATTAAGTTGCAGTCGACAAGAAAAGCATATGAACAAGAGTTATTACCATATGTAAAGACTGAAGCAGGTACATTTAATCAAGCAATGATGGAATTAGGAGCTTTAATTTGCACGCCAAAAAATCCTTTATGTTTGTTTTGTCCAGTACAAGATAATTGTGAAGCTTTTGATAAAGGTACATTTGAAAAGTTGCCGGTAAAATCGAAAAATATTAGTAAAAAGGTAATTGAACAATCTGTATTTTTAATTAGAAATAAGCAAGGTAAATATGTGCTACAAAAGCGAAGTGAAAAATTATTACATGGTATGTGGCAATTTCCGATGTATGAGAGTAAGGATGCGATTAGCCAAATTTCTAATAAATTAAATATGACAATTCAACCAGTTGAAGCACCGATTTTTGAGTTAAAGCATCAATTCACGCATTTAACTTGGAAAATAAAAGTATATGCTATACAAGGAACTGTCAGTATTGAAAGTTTACCAGATGATATGATTTGGTTTGATTTATCTGAACGTGATCAATATACATTCCCTGTTCCTATGTCGAAAATTTACCAATTTATAAATGGATAA
- a CDS encoding metal-dependent hydrolase, giving the protein MDTATHIAIGVGLTALATQDPAMASTFGATATTLIVGSLIPDGDTVLKLKDNATYISHHRGITHSIPFTILWPIIITFLIFTFFNGTNPFHVWMWAQLAVFLHVFVDIFNSYGTQALRPITNKWIQLSVINTFDPIIFTVLCIGIVLWLLGLHPYTVFFPIVALLIVYYIIRFKMRAMIKKQALKTIQKEHHPVKVFVAPTLKFMEWRVAIQTDAHDYVGKAYGRNIVFSDKVERQKLSTDSILWKVKGNKDIRTFLNFSSIYRWQTTELDDGSTEIRLIDLRYLKNDHYSFVAIAHLTKDNIIDHSYIGWVFTEDKLQRKLYAK; this is encoded by the coding sequence ATGGATACTGCAACACATATCGCAATTGGTGTAGGGCTTACGGCACTTGCTACTCAAGACCCAGCAATGGCATCAACATTTGGTGCAACTGCTACTACACTTATCGTTGGTTCATTAATTCCTGACGGGGATACCGTTCTTAAATTAAAAGACAATGCAACATATATTTCACATCATCGAGGTATCACACATTCCATCCCTTTCACAATATTATGGCCAATTATAATTACGTTTTTAATATTCACATTCTTCAATGGTACAAATCCGTTTCATGTATGGATGTGGGCTCAGCTCGCAGTATTTTTACATGTTTTTGTAGATATATTTAATTCTTATGGTACACAGGCACTGAGACCTATTACTAACAAATGGATTCAACTAAGTGTAATTAACACTTTTGATCCAATTATTTTCACTGTGTTGTGTATCGGAATTGTTTTATGGCTTTTAGGCTTACACCCTTATACAGTTTTCTTTCCAATTGTTGCTTTACTTATAGTTTATTACATTATTCGATTTAAAATGAGAGCAATGATAAAAAAACAAGCTTTGAAAACAATTCAAAAAGAACACCATCCTGTTAAGGTGTTTGTCGCACCTACATTAAAATTTATGGAATGGCGTGTGGCAATTCAAACTGATGCGCATGACTATGTCGGAAAAGCATATGGTAGAAATATTGTATTTAGTGATAAAGTGGAACGTCAAAAATTATCTACAGATTCTATTCTATGGAAAGTAAAAGGTAATAAAGATATACGAACATTTTTAAACTTTTCATCCATTTATCGTTGGCAAACAACAGAACTTGACGACGGTTCTACAGAAATTCGTTTGATTGATTTACGCTATTTAAAAAATGATCATTATTCATTTGTCGCAATAGCTCATCTAACTAAAGACAATATCATTGACCATTCATATATTGGTTGGGTTTTTACGGAAGATAAATTACAACGTAAATTGTATGCTAAATAA
- a CDS encoding ABC transporter ATP-binding protein, which produces MGSSIVLKLLKVTHYYRNKQNKKWYLPFGYDAEDIDLNNISLHIYQGEALGIIGEVESSKALVGQLLAGAIKPDKGKVVCTEDLFYGYIEDQALIHQTVETYTAQLIQLFPYEINDHKAEQIIQYAHLGEYKKKPVNQISKAAYAQLLLSIARSSKSNIIILNHVIDYLPPQFMERAIELTNDYIENNLTIVTIGDDVDKIAQVSNYIAWFSHGQLRMEGSLKQVIPLFKEHERDRLSLESEEEIQNFDLDWKKNRTRIPEMTYNFKRIERYNHAKPPKFLVRFWTMASGIICGIVLMVLLIFNNMGIVSITDFTNRATMQNENKDPYVEKLAYGIAFNGSVDMQGDKQVTIPKYSVVTITGENSKNYRGNADNKTYYVNKDKLEYFNPAGLYQTHSFKKLAPYMKSNYSNYYAYFNSQLHKKHNTVIKTLVPDDDNRFVASVTQQPIQLLFNDNDQLYGFVYPIVDKKELKDKFNINKNIWITKVGNGYCIANLKEDKWIYIEL; this is translated from the coding sequence ATGGGAAGTTCAATTGTTTTAAAGTTACTTAAAGTAACTCACTACTATAGGAATAAACAAAATAAAAAATGGTATTTACCTTTTGGATATGATGCTGAAGATATTGATTTAAACAATATCAGTTTGCATATTTATCAAGGGGAAGCATTAGGTATTATTGGAGAAGTTGAATCTTCTAAAGCGCTTGTTGGTCAATTGTTAGCAGGTGCAATTAAACCTGACAAAGGTAAAGTGGTATGTACTGAAGATTTGTTTTACGGTTACATAGAAGACCAGGCATTAATTCATCAAACTGTAGAAACATATACAGCGCAGTTAATACAACTTTTTCCATACGAAATTAACGACCATAAAGCAGAACAAATTATTCAATACGCACATTTAGGAGAATATAAAAAGAAACCCGTCAATCAAATTTCTAAAGCAGCATATGCACAGTTGCTATTAAGTATTGCGCGATCGTCAAAATCAAATATTATTATTTTAAATCATGTCATCGATTATTTACCGCCACAATTTATGGAGCGTGCGATTGAGCTGACAAATGATTATATCGAAAATAATTTAACAATTGTAACAATCGGTGATGATGTTGATAAAATCGCTCAAGTAAGTAACTATATTGCTTGGTTTTCACACGGTCAATTAAGAATGGAAGGTTCATTGAAACAAGTGATTCCATTGTTTAAAGAACATGAACGTGATCGATTAAGTTTAGAATCAGAAGAAGAAATACAAAACTTTGATTTGGATTGGAAAAAGAATCGCACAAGAATCCCGGAAATGACATATAATTTTAAGCGCATTGAACGTTATAATCACGCTAAACCTCCTAAATTTCTTGTACGCTTTTGGACGATGGCATCTGGAATTATTTGTGGAATTGTATTGATGGTGCTATTGATCTTCAACAATATGGGGATTGTTTCGATTACAGATTTTACAAATCGTGCAACGATGCAAAATGAAAATAAAGATCCGTATGTCGAAAAATTAGCGTATGGTATTGCATTTAATGGCAGTGTCGATATGCAAGGGGATAAACAAGTCACTATACCGAAATATAGTGTTGTGACGATTACTGGAGAAAATAGTAAAAATTATCGTGGGAATGCAGATAATAAAACGTACTATGTTAATAAAGATAAACTTGAATACTTTAATCCAGCAGGGTTGTATCAAACACATAGTTTTAAAAAGTTAGCGCCATATATGAAATCGAATTATAGTAATTATTATGCTTACTTTAACAGTCAATTACATAAAAAACATAATACTGTTATTAAAACTTTAGTACCTGATGATGATAATCGTTTTGTCGCATCCGTTACACAACAACCAATACAATTGCTTTTTAATGACAATGATCAGTTATATGGTTTCGTTTATCCAATCGTCGATAAAAAAGAATTAAAAGATAAGTTTAATATTAATAAAAACATTTGGATTACTAAAGTTGGTAATGGTTATTGTATTGCCAATTTAAAAGAAGACAAATGGATTTATATTGAATTGTAG
- a CDS encoding YfhH family protein: MEQKKLSEMSEPELRHEIQLYKEKMRKAEMNGILNEYDVYQSKVIVAESYLVDREKIEIGRIYKLTDGSNQYFKVERLKGIFAWGFRFNSNEPEEGLPIALLQL; encoded by the coding sequence ATGGAACAGAAGAAATTGAGTGAGATGTCTGAACCAGAACTAAGACACGAAATACAACTTTACAAAGAAAAAATGAGAAAAGCTGAGATGAATGGTATTTTAAATGAATACGATGTATATCAAAGTAAAGTCATTGTTGCCGAAAGTTACTTAGTAGATCGAGAAAAGATTGAAATAGGTAGAATTTATAAATTGACAGACGGTAGTAACCAATATTTTAAAGTTGAGAGATTAAAAGGTATTTTTGCATGGGGATTTAGATTTAATAGTAATGAACCCGAAGAAGGCTTACCTATAGCGTTATTACAATTATAG